Within Planococcus citri chromosome 2, ihPlaCitr1.1, whole genome shotgun sequence, the genomic segment TTACTATCTTGAAGGAAACATCTTAAAAACTCTATTTCTGAtcaattaattacaaaaaaaatgaatttacctatttcaagcttcatttatttttctcatcaaCATCAGTATAGTTTGAAACTTGATGAAATACTTAATCagtaaatacataggtataaaaaattatctacaaaAAGAACGAATTAGCGCATCACTTGAGAAATAGTGACGTGACGAGTAAGAAAGtgctgtaaaattgaaaaataacattcaCCAGAAAATACCTAATTGTAAGTAAGTACAGAAATGAATAGTACCTaagtcgaaaaatgaacaaattttgttatgatcatttcttttcttactctaaaatttgcaaatttcttggaaatcgaaaattttcgattcgCTATAAAAAATGCATTGAATTGACATCTTTTCAGATTCAAACgctttatcaaattttaaagtaagggaaaaaattatcgtaacaaaattttttcatttttcaacgttcTGTGTATTCATTTCCGCACCTTATTTTGTTCATCGCgttcgaagttgaaatttattcgtgGTCCCTTCGACTTGCAAGTTAGGCAAACAGTCATGATTGGAAATGTTGTTCATTTTTCGCAGTACTTTCCACTCCCAAGGTCAAAATCGTATATATTTAGTCCCTTCAGTTTTGAAAGTAGGCAACTCCTTCACACAATATTTTTTGCACCAAAAGACCCCCCCCCTCGCAACAGACAACTTTTTCTGCGTTGtttattcgaataatttggtaatttttcgatGAGAAGCAGACATCTTTatctttttttatcattattaccagagtgataaaattctgaaaattttatttcttaatGGGAACCCTTTATACGAAGGTTGAGCGCAGTAAACAGGAAATTCTATTTATCAGTTTATCACCTCGAACAAATGTTTTAcaacacgtgttttttttttgttgcaaaattacTTCATAAAATACCCAAACCAATTCACTCGAAACTGATAcaaacgaaaacaaaataaCATTTATCTTTAAGCAGAATTTATGTTATGCAGTATAAAGGTGCTCGAGGCttcaaatcgatgaaaatttaaaattttaaaatttttttaaaacaaaaatgaacttgtatACTACGtggatatgtatttttttcattatttgtcAATATTCTCTACCAGTTTATTCGCAACCAGAGAATCTGAATCGCAGGTACATACCTTCTGCAATTAatataaataccaaaaatttgaagaaatgtgCTGCTAGTGCAATATCAAGTCCATTATTTGTAACTGCAGTAGCGACTGCTGGATCACTTGTGGTCAATACAGGATATTCTGgtatgaaatcatttttgaaaatctacttactcgtatataccagggcaggttttttttcaattgcagtGCGTATAATCATTTTACAGTTCAAACCACAAACCAAATAAAAGAAGGTGCCAATGCCACTGGGGGTGTTTTAGGAGAAGATGGTTACAGTTTAGTCAACTTCTTGTATTATTGGGCTGGTAATAATTCTAAAGGAATCACTGGAACTACAATCGATGGCAAAGGGTGACTCAAATGGGAGTTatcgaattgattttcaatttttgaaaaatgtttcaattgatTTCAACTTAATTTTGAGTGTAGTTGAATTGATTCCCAGTCTGATTTTTTGGCCAAAGAAACGAACATGGATTAAACCAGTCACATACGGGTCAATGGCCTTGAAAGTCCTGAAAGGTGAGCTGACCATGACCTCGAGTGGTCAGACAGGCATATCTGCTGACgaccttatttcaaaaaatttcgctttttaaaaaaattttcggatcattttgatatgtttcgtttattttttttattctttcttctttcagaattcagaattttgttttttatttcatcctgctcatttcgaaaatataatttcgatttgaataaatttcaaccccTTCTCTACCCCCTGCAGCACTTGGAAAAATGTCTGCTCCCAGTCCtgttttttcactaaaattgaacagaaatgattacttacctattttttccctttttaaaatcaaatttttcaactttgtaagaattttgatattttcaaaaaattttctactttcaaGAGtgtgttaaattttgatttttgacctgGACGAATTCACTTTTCATCACCCGTTTCTCCTCTACTAGAATCAATTCAACTGTATGTAAAAGTAAATATTGGAATCAATTCAAccatctacttttttttcaaggaaaattatttGGGAATCGATTCGATTACAGCCTGTAAAATGAACTGAATTTTATCCATTCAAACATTACTCATTTACTATAATCCAAATCTACCATGTTGATAATTTTCCAGTTTCCCCTACGAAGCCAgattattcaacaaaaataataaatatgcTACATTGGAAGAAGCTGTGGAACACAAGGAtggtattttcgattttgtgttCCTTTTCAATATCGTGAGTGTGACTTTAGACATATTCTGTTTGGTGAAATTATCTGTCCAATGAATCTGGATTTTGcaaatattccattttttagTGCTCGACTACGAATTTAGTATTCGAGAAGCTCAGTAAAATAATTCAGAGAGTGGCCAGAGCTGGATCCTTTACACCTGCTTTTGTTGGAACTCAAATCATATCTATAGATTTCATACCTTTGAACTCACCTTATTATTCGTATCGTGGCACGATTCGAGATGTTGACACAGGAAAGACTTACAAATGTTCAACCGTCGTCGTTATCAAACCTAATCCTGGATATTGCATTACTCAAAAACAGGTACCTACCGATAGATAGAGATTATAAAAATATTGCAATCTTATACGTATCTTGAGTTGTTTGCGAAGCCtataatgagaatttttcaaattcatagtTCGACGAGACATTCGGTCCATTGAAGAATTTCCAAGGCAAGTCTTTTTCCAACACCTTGCCCCGTGATCCTTCTCCAGGAAAAGTTTCGCTGTGCAAAGTTGTCAcacaaaaaatttatgtttgaCCTGTCTGTGagacttttttcatcattccaGCAGTTCTCAGCTGAAGTGAAACATGAATTGGCAATAAACTCGACTTTTTGCaaagaatttatttcaatgacGACGAATTTtcggtttcattttatttttacgaggtttttttgatttctttaacGAAGGAGGCATCCAATCGTacttgatcaaatctgatcctTTTTCTGCGATCATTATGGTCGGAGCGTTTGTATTACCGCTGACGATTTTTGGCATGATCGAGGCGTCGATTACTCGTAGCTTCGAGATACCTCGTACTCGTAGTTGAGGATCGACTACTGCATCTGGATCGTCGTCCGGGCCCATTTTACTAGTTCCTACCGGATGATAAATTGTCAACGTGTATTGACGAGCCTGTAAAAAGAgtggaaaaattgagatgagtttaattggtttgaaatttgggattatcgtttctttttgttttacttgtttatttttttcctcaaaatataaaatgagCAGGTTTAAAATGCGAGGAAAAAAAGAAGCTTGTATCAAAAGCTAATCATACTAACTTGGCACTCCCAGTATTCGTCGCTTAATATGGCATGCTGTTCACATCCAGGAAAAGGAATAGTGTGAAAACTGGTATTGTACAATTTCATGGCGTTCGTTCGACTCAGCGAGTATGCCACTTTTGCTCCTTCGATCTGAAAAAAGTAacaaatggaaaatgaaaacaattactTACTGAAGAACTAACAGTTTTctaatagtaggtacctatctggtAATTTTGTGTCGTAGATTTATTTTggcctttgattttttttttttgcttttcaaggttgaaattaaaaactagtGTGAAATATTGTGGACGCGAATCGAGTATTTTGGAGTCTCAAAAAGTAaggagatgaaaatgaaattacgaCACTACGAAGAAACGATCGTAAGACTGATATGTTGCGTGTCTGTCCGTTGAAGGGGCAAATagacattgaaaaattattcagtttcaaataatgcaatgagattgaaaaatgaataaatgccAAGATAACATGATTATTTTTGTGAGAAATCAGATTCGATAGGATTTCAGACTGTTGGGTAGTTGAAGACCTTGAAAGTGGACCAAATCTTGTAATAATATTCGAGATCTCTGAAGGAAAGAGCACGATTCCACCTGACGACTCCCTCGCTGCAGATTGTGATGTCATAATCAATACCAAGACATGCAACTAACTAGAAAAACTCATGAAATGCCCCTTGgggatttggatggaaagtggGCTCATCATCTGTGGTAGCCCTTTCCCCAAGTACCACACATCGAAATTTCAACTGCCAGTTTCAAGTTGACCTCCccccaataaaattttaaattaacaatttaaaaaaattgctaccCCGACTCTCAGTtttttcccacggtgttgtcgtggaaaaattttgacccatgcTCTTTCAGCTCCTTCAGAGGCCTCATTCGTTGTTGGTTTCGTTGTTGTTTCGTGATTATTGATCTTTTCGCTGCGAGATCgcttttgttttcttttctcttgCACCAAGAACTTCTTTCATATTCtcatttgactcaatttttttatattacacATTTCaagcattattcaaattttcatcaaaaatattgaattttaataatttttgcaaaatatatctacttaatgtgaaaaatttagttAAAAAAGGCAAAATAAAACACCCCTCTTAGTCAACCGcgtggctcaaaattttcccacgacaacgccGTGGAAATAACCTAAGCGTCGGGGTAGcggtttttgagaattttgaaattcaaaatttcaccgatCGGAGTTGaactcaaaactggcagctaaaatttgattggaGTGGTATTTAAGTCAAGGGGTACCACTGAGACCACTTTCTATCCAAATGCCTTGAGGGGGGCACTTATTGAGGTTCCCTTCGTAAGTCGTTAACTCAGAAGtgcagataggtacctatcaagtTGTTCATTGAATGGAAACCATTTGTCCGTAGTAAGCCCTCTGGCGTGGAGATTAAAGGATAAGATGTACTGTTTTTATtaatatttgattaattttcctctcatttctgggcacctcaaaaaaaaaaaaaaaaaaagatgaattattTACTGATAGACGGATTGGAAGGAACCATTAAATACGCGATCTTAGCAGTACATATTCGTTGGTTGTTTTTTCAGCCTTTCAAGGCATAATGTTTGGGAAAGGAGCcgaaaaatcgtttcaaaatttgctcattttctaaaattactcGTCATTTCCATCAGAAAAAGACGTTTCAAAATGATTAAACATATTGATCAGTTTTTTCAGAGCAGGGCAGATGAGAGCTTCTTTGATCAATTGTAGGTATTATCATTATCATAAAATCAATTCTATTGATAACTCAGTCTCTTGATCCCAAATAGTTTCGAACATGTAAATGTTCGTTGAAAATGTTTGAGTGCTCCCTTAATGAACAATTGAACATGTTTGTGTTCAGTAGGTATAGACTGCATGCATCAAACGCAGTTGTTGCATTCATCATAACTGATTGAAGTGAGGTTTACGAGTTTCGTTTTTAACAAACAGGCTTACGTTTGTTTCCAGAAATTCTCCGAAATCTTGTTTTTTCgcctaaaaatgaaatgaagccTCGCCTTtccgacaaaaattgcaaacataagtgtaattttttgccaattgtcCAAAATCCTtgcgttttgctaaaattggtaaaaaaatttgtgttaaggaaaaatttcttgaaatatttttttttttgtaaaattatactCACAAGGGGGCtacccaaggtctgacacgcggatcgaaaaaattttttcacaggcggatagagcatcaaaaaatatgttatgagccaaaattttagctgctgaagttgacagGGGGAGAAACCACAGtggtttgaatatcgaaaaatcacaaaaatatgcaaaaatatgctgaaaaaagtataaaaattgaaatcattcggcaccctgttcgcttcagcagctaattttttggccacgatTTACCATCGATGTATGACGActtatggtggacaagtcgccgcgatctgcgtgtcagaccttgggggtgaattttcccccaccccctaattttgggcgaaacttttgaaagaaaatctggggcatgtgatatatcaaattgtatgttttctgtgacgctgaatacgaatacgacgtcagatttttgattggaccccatccacagcccccagcctctccccaaagggggtaaaagttcgaaaaagtgttttgttcgtgcgacacatgaaatagtatgttttctgtgacgctgaatacgaatatgacgtcagatttttgattagaccccattcacggcccccagcacctccccaaagggagtaaaagttcgaaaaagtgttttgttcgtgcgacacgtgaaatagtatgttttctgtgacgctgaatacgaatatgacgtcagatttttgattggacaagtCGCTGCGATCCGTGTGTAACACCTTGaggataaattttcaacttattaaaaataatttaaaaaatggaaaatcaaaataactcgCCTCCCTATTTGCTttgcagcttttttttttaccatgaacCATCGTCGTCGATATAAATGATGTCCAAGAGTGGACAAGCCGCCTGGATTCGCTTGTGATACCCGTGGTATGATATTTTTACTTGTTTAAGAGGTACTTTATCGCCTTTGGaaaggtgctgggggccgtgaatggggtccaatcaaaaatctgacgtcatattcgtattcagcgtcacagaaaacatacaatttgatatatcacatgccccagattttctttcaaaagtttcgcccaaaattagggggtgggggaaaattcacccccaaggtctgacacgcagatcgcggcgacttgtccaccataagttgtcatatatcgatggtaggtcgtggccaaaaaattagctgctgaagcgaacagggtgccgaatgacttcaatttttatacttttttcagcatatttttgcatatttttgtgatttttcgatattcaaacccccGTGGTTTCTCCCCctgtcaacttcagcagctaaaattttggctcataacatattttttgatgctctatccgcctgtgaaaacattttttcgatccgcgtgtcagaccttgggtaGCTCCCTTGTCAGGAATCTCGCTTTTTGTcagaaactgccaaaaattgctaaaaagtcgatgttgccaaaaaaaaacaactctttCGATGtaaatggcaaaaaacaaatgcgagaaagtctcatttttttctcctagaAGTACCTAAAAGTCTCACTTTGCCAGAAAATGGCCAATTTCTGTCTTTTACTTTTCgcataacattttcaaaatatctcgttttttttttcaaaaattggccaaaattttgttcatttagcaaagagttgcaaaaaaaaaaagaaacagctcactttggcaaaaatggcaGAAACAATCGTTTCCTTGTGAGATGAGTGATATATGACGTTCCTGTAAGGGATATTAGGGACAAGTGACCATCCTTGtaagcatgattttttgaacttttgggcAATTATGACCCATGCTCTTTCAGCTCTTTCAGAGGCCTCATCCGTTGTTggcttttgtttttgtttcgtcATTATCGATATTTTGGCTGCGAGAtcgtttttttgcagttttctcTTGCAGAAAAGaacttctttcattttctcatttgacTGCATTTTTTATATCACGCCTATCaaggattattcaaattttcgtcgtaaataaagaatttgattattcttcgaaaaatataatagcctacgaaaaatttagttaaaagagaaaataaaacaCGCCTC encodes:
- the LOC135834857 gene encoding carbonic anhydrase 2-like, with translation MNLYTTWICIFFIICQYSLPVYSQPENLNRRYIPSAININTKNLKKCAASAISSPLFVTAVATAGSLVVNTGYSVQTTNQIKEGANATGGVLGEDGYSLVNFLYYWAGNNSKGITGTTIDGKGFPYEARLFNKNNKYATLEEAVEHKDGIFDFVFLFNICSTTNLVFEKLSKIIQRVARAGSFTPAFVGTQIISIDFIPLNSPYYSYRGTIRDVDTGKTYKCSTVVVIKPNPGYCITQKQFDETFGPLKNFQGKSFSNTLPRDPSPGKVSLCKVVTQKIYV